The following coding sequences are from one Desulfosporosinus orientis DSM 765 window:
- a CDS encoding acyl-CoA dehydrogenase family protein, translating into MSFNMGLNEDQIAIQKMLRKFVENEIIPVRAYYDEKEEFPWPIVKKLQDLGLNCVIAPEKYNGFYYDTLTCSIIAEELCRGCVGIALGVLNNCLAAKPVMIAGTEEQQDWWFTKAIQEGAIGAFAMTEPGAGSDVAGITTTAKKDGDYYILNGAKCFITNAGVASQMVVLTTLDRSKGAKGMAFFILDPSEVEGLTIGKHEKKMGIRASDTVEVIFDNVRVHKKWLIGKEGEGFKIAMKTFEVSRSLVGPLAVGLAQGAYEFARDYAKQRETFGRPIAQHQAVQFILADMAMNIEAARLLCQKACWLVDQGQPSAKAASFAKLFATDMCMQVTTNAVQLLGGFGYSREYPVEKMMRDAKALQIFEGTSQIQHLIIANEILSQ; encoded by the coding sequence ATGTCATTTAATATGGGATTAAACGAGGATCAGATTGCGATACAGAAGATGCTCCGTAAATTCGTGGAAAATGAAATTATACCAGTTCGTGCATATTACGATGAGAAAGAAGAGTTCCCTTGGCCGATCGTTAAGAAACTGCAGGATCTGGGGCTCAATTGCGTTATTGCCCCGGAGAAATATAATGGTTTTTATTACGACACATTAACCTGTTCCATCATCGCGGAGGAACTATGCCGGGGTTGTGTAGGTATAGCCCTGGGTGTTTTGAACAACTGCCTGGCTGCCAAGCCGGTTATGATTGCAGGCACTGAAGAACAACAGGATTGGTGGTTTACCAAGGCCATCCAGGAGGGTGCAATAGGGGCCTTCGCGATGACCGAACCAGGGGCAGGTTCCGATGTGGCCGGCATTACCACCACGGCCAAAAAGGATGGAGACTATTATATTCTTAATGGAGCCAAGTGTTTTATTACCAACGCAGGTGTTGCCAGCCAGATGGTAGTACTTACTACTCTGGATCGGAGCAAGGGCGCAAAAGGGATGGCTTTTTTTATACTGGACCCCAGTGAAGTGGAGGGGCTAACTATCGGCAAACATGAGAAGAAAATGGGCATTAGGGCTTCTGATACGGTGGAAGTCATTTTTGACAATGTTCGAGTTCATAAAAAGTGGCTTATTGGTAAAGAGGGAGAGGGCTTCAAAATAGCTATGAAAACCTTTGAGGTCTCCCGCTCGTTAGTTGGTCCTTTGGCCGTAGGGCTGGCCCAGGGTGCATATGAGTTCGCCAGAGATTACGCCAAACAAAGAGAAACTTTCGGCAGACCTATCGCACAACACCAGGCCGTTCAGTTCATACTGGCCGACATGGCTATGAATATTGAAGCAGCCAGATTGCTCTGCCAAAAAGCCTGCTGGCTGGTAGATCAGGGACAGCCCAGCGCTAAAGCGGCATCATTTGCCAAGTTGTTCGCTACTGATATGTGTATGCAAGTGACCACCAATGCTGTGCAGCTTCTGGGGGGATTTGGTTATTCCAGGGAATACCCGGTGGAGAAAATGATGCGTGACGCCAAGGCGTTGCAAATTTTCGAAGGGACATCTCAAATTCAGCACTTAATAATTGCCAACGAAATACTTAGTCAATAA
- a CDS encoding sigma-54 interaction domain-containing protein codes for MKNEQNNFDLPENKILHLFINNPYEGVFYIDENRIIRYINESVVKYNNLTREEIVGHSIDHKFKNLKFDVENIDRVIKTQTYEPLKYVKIDRTSFIASKSPVYRDEKFVGVFCRYISIDAKDVGRILNENWVDILSGFQMKDIMLNVSQTIMELNSYKDEFNKSNKALLGIENIIGNTPIMIELKKRILKVSQSPSTVLITGESGTGKELFAQAIHFHGDRSSHPFVKVNCAAIPENLLESELFGYEEGAFTGARKAGKMGKFELANQGTIFLDEIGDMPLIMQAKLLRVLQEKVIERLGSEKTIPVDVRVITATNKNLPALVEKGTFREDLYYRINVINLHAPPLRERKQDILKLANYFVLELNKNLNLSIVGITSKAQKLLVDYDWPGNIRELKNVLESAMNFSLGSMLDMDAFQYLHNLHSISKKSCDSQMLKTRLEETEKEQLISVLEKCDGNRKKAASLLNLSKSTLYRLMVKHDLL; via the coding sequence TTGAAAAACGAGCAGAACAACTTTGATTTGCCCGAAAACAAAATATTGCATTTGTTTATAAACAACCCCTATGAAGGTGTTTTTTATATTGATGAAAATCGAATTATCAGATACATCAATGAATCCGTGGTTAAATACAACAATCTTACCAGAGAGGAAATAGTTGGCCACAGTATAGACCACAAGTTTAAAAACCTAAAATTCGATGTAGAAAATATTGATCGTGTTATTAAAACTCAAACCTATGAACCTTTGAAATATGTGAAAATAGATAGAACGAGTTTTATTGCTTCAAAGAGTCCAGTATACCGTGATGAAAAATTCGTCGGTGTATTTTGTCGGTACATAAGTATTGATGCTAAAGATGTAGGCAGAATACTCAACGAAAACTGGGTGGATATACTTTCCGGATTTCAAATGAAAGACATTATGTTAAACGTATCCCAAACTATAATGGAACTCAATTCGTATAAAGATGAATTCAACAAATCAAATAAAGCTTTGCTCGGCATCGAAAACATAATTGGCAATACTCCGATCATGATCGAACTTAAAAAAAGGATCTTGAAGGTCAGTCAATCCCCGTCAACGGTTTTAATAACCGGTGAAAGTGGCACTGGCAAAGAGTTGTTCGCTCAGGCGATACATTTCCACGGCGACCGTTCTTCTCATCCCTTCGTTAAAGTCAACTGTGCCGCTATACCAGAAAATCTCTTAGAATCTGAACTGTTTGGCTATGAGGAAGGCGCTTTTACTGGAGCAAGGAAAGCGGGCAAGATGGGGAAATTTGAGCTAGCCAATCAAGGCACTATTTTCCTGGATGAAATCGGCGATATGCCATTGATAATGCAGGCAAAATTATTAAGAGTATTACAGGAAAAAGTAATCGAACGCCTTGGCAGTGAGAAGACTATTCCTGTTGATGTGCGAGTCATAACTGCTACAAATAAGAATTTGCCCGCTTTAGTCGAGAAAGGAACTTTTAGAGAAGATCTTTACTATCGTATAAATGTGATCAATCTTCACGCCCCCCCACTACGGGAAAGAAAACAAGACATTCTTAAATTAGCTAATTATTTTGTTCTGGAACTAAATAAGAACCTAAATCTATCTATAGTAGGGATAACTTCTAAAGCACAAAAATTACTGGTTGACTATGATTGGCCCGGTAACATTCGTGAGTTAAAGAATGTCTTGGAATCAGCCATGAATTTCAGTTTAGGCTCTATGTTGGATATGGATGCTTTTCAGTACCTTCACAATTTGCATAGTATTTCGAAAAAATCCTGTGATAGTCAGATGCTCAAAACAAGATTAGAAGAAACCGAAAAGGAACAGTTGATTTCAGTTTTAGAGAAGTGTGACGGTAATCGCAAAAAGGCCGCTAGTCTACTGAATCTTTCAAAAAGTACTCTCTACCGTCTGATGGTAAAACATGACCTATTATAG
- a CDS encoding acetyl-CoA hydrolase/transferase family protein: protein MDVKELYKSKLMSVADAVKLVKSGDRVEAPFANGTPVALMNALNARTELQDITIVGGVEMWPLDVYKPDRNPNFDVTSTFLGPATRAPVNSGVMNYLPIRLGKCPEVVRRHYPIDVVMRVVSPMDEHGFFSSGVQTDHTYAICKMPTTRHIIVQVNENMPRTWGDNQLHISEIAAVVEYNQPMMELPNIPLTPEDRLIGEAIAEMIEDGSTIQLGIGGIPNAVGSFLKDKHDLGIHTEMFSDAMLDLYEMGVITGKKKTLKPEKWVGTFVLGSNRLYKFVNDNPMTELHSCEFTNNPRIISMNDKMISINTAMEVSLTGEVNSESQGCYQYSGAGGFADFIDGCWQSKGGKSFIALYSTYKDKEGNLKSRINPYMTYGAPVSAVRADVEYVVTEYGVACMHGKNIKQRAKSLISIAHPDFRDQLTFEARKARFID, encoded by the coding sequence ATGGACGTTAAAGAATTATATAAATCAAAACTGATGAGTGTTGCAGATGCCGTTAAACTGGTGAAGTCCGGCGATCGTGTTGAAGCCCCGTTCGCCAATGGTACGCCGGTAGCTCTGATGAATGCTTTAAATGCCCGTACGGAGCTGCAGGATATAACGATTGTCGGCGGAGTTGAAATGTGGCCGCTGGACGTTTATAAGCCAGACCGTAACCCCAATTTTGATGTAACCAGCACCTTCCTGGGTCCAGCGACCCGGGCTCCGGTGAATTCTGGCGTTATGAACTATCTTCCCATACGTCTGGGGAAATGTCCTGAGGTTGTTCGCCGTCATTATCCAATAGATGTTGTAATGCGGGTAGTGTCCCCCATGGATGAACACGGATTTTTTAGCAGCGGAGTTCAAACCGACCATACTTATGCTATTTGCAAAATGCCTACCACGCGCCATATAATCGTTCAGGTAAATGAGAATATGCCCCGTACATGGGGTGACAATCAGTTACACATATCTGAAATAGCTGCAGTGGTGGAATATAACCAGCCTATGATGGAGCTTCCCAATATTCCATTGACTCCAGAAGACCGATTGATTGGAGAGGCAATAGCTGAAATGATTGAGGACGGTTCAACCATACAACTGGGGATTGGCGGAATTCCTAACGCCGTAGGCAGCTTCCTTAAGGACAAACACGACCTGGGAATCCATACCGAGATGTTTTCCGATGCCATGTTGGACTTGTACGAGATGGGAGTTATAACGGGTAAAAAGAAGACCCTGAAACCCGAAAAATGGGTGGGAACTTTCGTCCTGGGAAGCAACCGGCTCTACAAATTTGTCAACGACAATCCCATGACCGAGCTTCATTCCTGTGAGTTTACCAATAATCCTCGAATTATTAGTATGAATGACAAGATGATTTCCATCAATACGGCTATGGAAGTAAGCCTGACCGGGGAAGTTAACTCTGAAAGCCAGGGCTGTTATCAATACTCAGGCGCGGGTGGTTTTGCAGATTTTATAGATGGCTGCTGGCAATCCAAGGGTGGAAAATCGTTTATAGCTCTATATTCCACTTATAAGGACAAAGAGGGCAATCTTAAATCAAGGATAAACCCCTATATGACATATGGGGCACCAGTAAGCGCAGTCCGAGCCGATGTAGAATATGTAGTTACAGAATATGGTGTAGCCTGTATGCACGGAAAGAACATAAAACAGAGGGCGAAAAGCCTCATCTCTATAGCTCACCCTGATTTCCGTGATCAGCTAACTTTCGAGGCCCGGAAGGCAAGATTCATAGATTAA
- a CDS encoding thiolase family protein, whose amino-acid sequence MEDIAIIGIGLHPFGRFKGKSALEMGVDAVNDALKDAGVAWKDLQVAYGGSGHGGYADSLNSKFGFTGLPFYNVFNGCATAASALIGAATALKSGAADLALAVGFDKHPVGSFEMDPEEWGLKKWYAENGFMITTQYFAMKIQRYMHDYGITNDSLVRVAMKNYYNASLNPKAYRRTALDYDTIANSTMLSDPLRQYMFCSPDEGAAAAILCRASDAKKYTTRPIYVKAYGLKSRTYESFEVVSPYKAIKNVPTVVEVTAQAAYKMAGIGPDEIQIAQVQDTEAGHEIMHIAELGLCKHGDQEKLIRDGETQINGRIPVNTDGGLIGNGEPVGASALRQIYEVCLQMRGEAGAHQVPNPPKTAITQVYGMPGVSAVTILQR is encoded by the coding sequence ATGGAAGATATAGCCATTATTGGCATAGGGCTTCACCCTTTTGGAAGGTTTAAGGGCAAGTCTGCCTTGGAAATGGGTGTAGATGCAGTAAATGATGCATTAAAGGATGCAGGTGTTGCCTGGAAGGATCTTCAAGTTGCCTATGGCGGAAGTGGCCATGGAGGATACGCTGACAGTTTGAATTCTAAGTTTGGGTTCACGGGGTTGCCCTTCTACAATGTTTTCAACGGATGTGCCACAGCCGCCAGCGCATTAATCGGAGCTGCCACGGCCCTTAAATCAGGTGCTGCAGACTTAGCTTTAGCAGTGGGGTTTGATAAGCATCCAGTGGGAAGCTTTGAGATGGATCCTGAAGAGTGGGGTCTTAAAAAATGGTATGCAGAAAATGGATTTATGATTACCACCCAATATTTTGCCATGAAAATTCAACGCTATATGCATGATTACGGAATAACCAATGACAGCCTGGTGCGCGTGGCTATGAAAAACTATTACAATGCATCGCTCAATCCTAAAGCGTATCGCCGCACAGCCCTTGATTATGATACCATAGCGAATTCAACGATGTTGTCTGATCCTCTGCGTCAATATATGTTCTGCAGTCCAGATGAAGGAGCTGCTGCAGCAATATTGTGCAGAGCCAGTGATGCGAAGAAATACACGACCAGGCCAATTTATGTCAAGGCTTATGGCCTGAAGTCTCGGACATACGAATCATTTGAGGTAGTTAGTCCCTATAAAGCAATAAAAAATGTTCCCACGGTTGTTGAAGTAACTGCTCAGGCAGCTTATAAAATGGCCGGGATTGGTCCTGATGAAATTCAAATTGCTCAGGTTCAGGACACTGAGGCCGGGCATGAAATTATGCATATCGCAGAACTCGGTCTTTGTAAACATGGGGATCAGGAGAAATTAATAAGAGATGGTGAAACCCAGATTAATGGCCGCATTCCGGTAAATACGGATGGAGGACTTATTGGTAATGGTGAGCCTGTCGGTGCATCTGCCCTAAGGCAGATATATGAAGTCTGCCTGCAGATGCGCGGGGAAGCAGGCGCACACCAAGTGCCGAATCCACCCAAGACTGCGATAACCCAGGTTTACGGTATGCCGGGCGTTTCTGCCGTAACTATTCTGCAGAGGTAA
- a CDS encoding acyl-CoA dehydrogenase family protein — MAFNIQFDEDQLAIQKMLRKFVENEIIPVRAYYDETEEYPWPVVKKMRDLGLNCIIAPEKYNSFYYDAVTCGIIAEELCRGCCGIALCVLDNCLPAKPVIFAGTEEQKDWWFTRCCQENKIASFAMTEPGAGSDVANITTTARKDGDYYIINGTKCFISNANVCSQFLVLANVDRSKGHRGLTFFIVDRDTEGITVGKHEKKMGIRCNDTAEVVFDNVRVHKKWLLGQEGQGFLLSMKTFEVSRPLTGAVSVGLAQGAYEVARDYAKERATFGKPIASHQAIQFMLADMAMKIEAARLLCQKACWMADQGNPNPMQASFAKLFSSDMCVDVTSKAVQILGGFGYSREFPVEKMMRDAKVMQIFEGTSEIQRMIIAGELLR; from the coding sequence ATGGCTTTTAATATACAATTCGATGAGGACCAACTCGCGATTCAAAAAATGCTGCGAAAATTTGTGGAAAATGAAATCATTCCTGTTCGGGCTTATTATGATGAGACTGAGGAGTATCCATGGCCGGTAGTTAAGAAAATGCGGGATCTTGGCCTTAATTGCATTATTGCTCCGGAAAAGTACAATAGCTTTTACTATGACGCAGTTACCTGCGGCATAATCGCGGAAGAACTTTGCCGGGGCTGTTGTGGAATAGCATTGTGTGTTCTGGACAATTGTCTGCCTGCTAAACCTGTTATATTCGCGGGCACCGAGGAACAAAAGGATTGGTGGTTTACCAGATGCTGCCAAGAGAACAAGATTGCCTCCTTCGCGATGACTGAACCTGGTGCTGGTTCGGATGTTGCCAACATTACCACCACAGCAAGGAAGGATGGCGACTACTACATCATAAATGGAACGAAGTGCTTTATTTCAAATGCCAATGTTTGCAGCCAGTTTCTGGTGCTTGCCAATGTAGATCGGAGTAAGGGCCATAGAGGATTAACCTTTTTTATAGTTGATCGTGATACGGAAGGTATAACTGTTGGCAAGCATGAAAAGAAAATGGGTATTAGGTGTAATGATACAGCAGAAGTTGTTTTTGACAACGTACGGGTTCATAAAAAGTGGCTTTTGGGCCAAGAGGGGCAGGGCTTTTTGTTATCCATGAAAACTTTTGAGGTTTCCCGCCCGCTAACGGGTGCGGTAAGTGTGGGTTTGGCCCAAGGTGCTTATGAAGTTGCCAGAGACTACGCCAAAGAGAGGGCGACTTTCGGTAAACCAATCGCTTCTCACCAAGCCATTCAGTTTATGTTGGCCGATATGGCAATGAAGATTGAAGCAGCAAGGTTGCTTTGTCAAAAGGCCTGCTGGATGGCGGACCAAGGAAACCCTAACCCCATGCAAGCATCTTTTGCTAAGTTATTCAGTTCTGATATGTGTGTGGACGTTACATCCAAAGCAGTACAAATACTGGGAGGGTTTGGTTATTCCAGGGAATTCCCAGTAGAAAAAATGATGCGTGACGCTAAGGTGATGCAAATCTTCGAAGGGACCTCTGAAATACAGCGCATGATTATTGCTGGCGAGCTGCTTCGTTAA
- a CDS encoding nitroreductase family protein has product MNVTKALHSRYTCRAYKQLPVDKEILFSILEAANQSSSWGNTQPWEIFVASGAAIDRLRASCAESFSKGVQPIPELGMVENWPLALKTRYQEVVKVRLANAGIAREDRKGRFLQAAQGFGFFGAPAVIFLCRDRSLTQWSLFDLGLVAQGIMLSAEQMALNTAIAVQCVSYPELIRAELNIPEDLEIIIGIAIGYGDPDHLENRIRIDRRAIKDVVRYKNV; this is encoded by the coding sequence ATGAACGTCACCAAAGCGTTGCACTCGCGCTATACCTGCCGCGCGTACAAACAACTTCCAGTAGACAAGGAAATTCTGTTTAGCATTTTGGAGGCTGCCAATCAGTCCTCATCCTGGGGGAACACACAACCTTGGGAAATATTCGTTGCCAGCGGAGCAGCCATTGATAGGCTGCGGGCGTCCTGTGCAGAAAGTTTTTCCAAGGGTGTTCAGCCCATTCCCGAGTTAGGTATGGTTGAAAATTGGCCGCTAGCATTAAAGACTCGTTATCAGGAAGTAGTTAAAGTAAGGCTTGCCAATGCTGGCATTGCCCGTGAAGACCGTAAGGGACGTTTTCTACAGGCAGCGCAGGGTTTCGGTTTCTTTGGTGCTCCGGCAGTGATCTTTTTGTGCAGAGATCGCTCTCTGACCCAATGGTCTTTATTCGATCTGGGCCTTGTTGCTCAGGGTATAATGCTGTCGGCTGAGCAGATGGCGCTGAACACTGCTATAGCAGTGCAATGTGTATCATATCCAGAATTGATTCGCGCAGAGTTAAACATCCCTGAAGATTTAGAGATTATTATAGGCATCGCCATTGGATATGGTGACCCCGATCATTTAGAGAATCGGATCCGGATCGACCGCCGGGCTATAAAGGATGTAGTTCGATATAAAAATGTGTGA
- a CDS encoding Zn-ribbon domain-containing OB-fold protein: MSEKNQIPIDPDLFEWPTSQPELLGSKCSECGNVAFPVVNMCPKCRSTAIVRTGLKTKGTLWTWTSQMFRPKNLVDNLDPESYKPFYVGYVELADEVRVQTRLLVEDSSQLKIGMPMELEIIKLREESDGTEVMTYGFKPAAC, encoded by the coding sequence ATGTCAGAAAAAAATCAGATCCCCATTGATCCTGATCTTTTCGAATGGCCGACCAGCCAACCTGAGTTATTGGGGTCAAAATGCAGCGAATGCGGTAATGTCGCATTTCCGGTTGTAAATATGTGTCCCAAGTGCAGAAGCACTGCTATAGTGAGAACGGGTTTAAAGACTAAAGGAACTCTATGGACATGGACCTCCCAGATGTTTCGCCCAAAGAATCTTGTTGATAACCTAGATCCTGAATCATATAAGCCCTTCTATGTCGGATATGTTGAACTGGCCGATGAGGTGAGGGTGCAAACTCGTCTTTTGGTAGAGGATTCTTCTCAGTTAAAGATTGGCATGCCAATGGAACTGGAGATAATAAAGTTGCGCGAAGAATCCGACGGAACTGAAGTTATGACCTACGGTTTCAAACCGGCAGCTTGTTAA
- a CDS encoding acetyl-CoA hydrolase/transferase family protein encodes MDVKEQYKSKLMRPEDAVKLVKKGDCVSTPFANGLPVALMNALNARQDLEDVTLYSGTELFPVDAYLPDRNPNLDVLSAFVGPATRTAVAKGRISHVPMRFVQIPEIIRRRIKIDIVMRVVSPMDEHGFFSSGTNADHTLAICKMPTTRHVIVQVSETMPRTWGDNQLHISEVSAVVESTQPLLELPKIPLTQEDRIIGETIADMIEDGSTIQLGIGAIPNAAGKFLKDKRDLGVHTEMFNDAMLDLYEQGAVTCRKKTLKPGKWVATFALGTNRLYKFINDNPLTEIVSCEFTNDPAVIGMNDNMVSINTALEADLTGQVNAESIGPVQYSGPGGFLDFIEGCWRSKGGKSFVALYSTYQDKDRKTRSRIVNSFKPGTIVSGNRCEIDYLVTEYGVALMKGMSVKQRAKNLIAIAHPDFRDELIFYARQQRFID; translated from the coding sequence ATGGACGTTAAGGAACAATATAAATCAAAACTTATGCGCCCGGAGGATGCAGTTAAGCTTGTGAAGAAAGGTGACTGTGTTTCTACCCCTTTCGCCAACGGTCTGCCTGTAGCCCTAATGAATGCCTTAAATGCCAGACAGGACCTAGAGGATGTAACTCTATACAGTGGTACTGAACTTTTTCCCGTGGATGCATACCTGCCTGACCGTAACCCAAATTTGGATGTGCTCAGCGCTTTTGTGGGTCCTGCGACCCGGACCGCTGTTGCGAAAGGTAGGATAAGCCATGTTCCCATGCGTTTTGTTCAGATTCCTGAAATCATCCGCCGTCGTATAAAAATTGATATAGTAATGCGGGTGGTATCACCCATGGATGAACACGGTTTTTTCAGCAGCGGAACTAATGCCGACCATACTTTAGCCATTTGCAAAATGCCTACCACCCGCCATGTGATTGTACAGGTAAGCGAGACTATGCCCCGAACCTGGGGTGACAATCAACTGCATATATCCGAAGTGTCTGCAGTGGTGGAATCTACCCAGCCTTTGTTAGAGCTTCCTAAGATTCCGTTGACTCAAGAAGACCGTATTATTGGTGAGACAATTGCAGATATGATCGAAGACGGTTCAACCATACAATTGGGGATTGGTGCAATCCCTAACGCGGCAGGTAAATTTCTGAAAGATAAACGCGATCTGGGAGTCCATACTGAGATGTTTAACGATGCAATGCTGGATTTATACGAACAAGGAGCTGTAACATGCCGCAAGAAGACCCTGAAACCAGGAAAATGGGTGGCAACTTTCGCTCTGGGAACCAACAGATTATACAAATTTATCAATGACAACCCACTGACCGAGATTGTTTCCTGTGAATTCACTAATGATCCAGCAGTGATTGGGATGAATGATAATATGGTTTCCATTAATACGGCTCTAGAGGCAGACTTGACCGGACAGGTCAATGCCGAAAGTATAGGCCCGGTACAGTACTCAGGACCGGGGGGATTTCTAGATTTTATTGAGGGCTGCTGGCGTTCAAAAGGCGGTAAATCTTTTGTAGCTCTTTATTCCACCTACCAGGATAAGGATAGAAAAACAAGATCCCGGATCGTGAATAGTTTTAAGCCAGGGACAATTGTATCAGGGAACCGTTGTGAGATCGACTATTTAGTGACAGAATATGGAGTGGCCTTAATGAAGGGAATGAGCGTAAAACAGAGGGCTAAAAACCTTATCGCTATAGCTCATCCTGATTTTCGCGATGAGTTGATCTTTTATGCCCGGCAGCAAAGATTTATTGACTAA
- a CDS encoding CaiB/BaiF CoA transferase family protein translates to MVNFDKLLPGCLDGVTIVDFTWVLAGPHATKLLADMGASVIKIEPFKVGANERHLLLTKTVNDVKHSSYSINVNRGKKSICLDMKKAQGKEIVTELIKKADVLVENYSPGVMERLGLDYESVKKIKEDIIYCSISCFGHWGPYSDRPGYDIIAQAASGFTAMYELPQGAPMSIGDTVAGTHAALGIVAALFDKKVHGRGQNIDISMMDCLFSLHENSVPWYTISQAVGEKIAPPRLGRYYFNYAPFGVFQGKDGRVNIACLEEPRWPRLVATMGEKYAWLMDDPRTKNVSTRCLNATWLNTIIDEWVMSMDSVNEVERLLQEAEVACQRVLGIPELVDTDPHVKAREMIIEVDQPFLGPMKMFGSPIKMSKTPSCLRGYGPLLGEHNDDLLSKVLDLNEEQITALYSDEVLYHEPAVELDNKG, encoded by the coding sequence ATGGTCAACTTTGATAAATTATTACCCGGCTGTCTGGACGGCGTTACAATTGTTGATTTTACCTGGGTGCTGGCAGGTCCGCATGCCACTAAGCTGTTGGCTGACATGGGAGCTTCGGTGATCAAGATTGAGCCGTTCAAAGTGGGGGCAAATGAACGGCATCTACTCTTAACAAAAACAGTTAATGACGTTAAGCACAGTTCATATTCTATCAATGTTAACCGTGGTAAAAAGAGTATTTGTTTGGATATGAAAAAAGCCCAGGGAAAGGAGATCGTTACCGAATTAATCAAAAAAGCAGATGTACTCGTTGAGAATTATTCTCCCGGCGTGATGGAGCGATTGGGTCTTGACTATGAATCAGTTAAGAAAATTAAAGAGGATATCATCTACTGCTCGATTTCTTGCTTTGGACATTGGGGGCCCTATAGCGATAGGCCTGGATACGATATAATCGCCCAGGCAGCGTCCGGTTTTACCGCCATGTATGAATTGCCCCAGGGTGCCCCTATGTCTATAGGAGATACTGTAGCTGGTACACATGCCGCTCTGGGTATTGTTGCCGCTCTTTTTGACAAAAAGGTACACGGGCGCGGGCAAAATATCGACATCTCAATGATGGATTGCCTTTTCTCCCTTCATGAAAATTCTGTTCCCTGGTACACGATCTCTCAAGCGGTTGGCGAAAAAATAGCTCCACCCCGCCTCGGACGTTATTATTTCAATTACGCTCCTTTCGGTGTTTTCCAGGGCAAGGACGGGAGGGTTAATATAGCTTGTTTGGAGGAACCGCGTTGGCCCAGGCTTGTTGCGACGATGGGTGAGAAATATGCATGGCTGATGGACGATCCCCGAACCAAAAATGTTTCCACTCGATGTCTGAATGCAACATGGCTTAACACGATTATTGATGAGTGGGTCATGTCTATGGACTCAGTAAATGAAGTGGAACGACTCCTTCAGGAGGCGGAAGTGGCCTGCCAGCGAGTTCTGGGAATTCCAGAATTAGTTGATACAGACCCTCATGTTAAAGCCCGTGAGATGATCATAGAAGTGGATCAGCCATTTTTAGGTCCTATGAAGATGTTTGGCAGCCCTATCAAGATGTCGAAAACACCCTCTTGTTTACGGGGATATGGACCGTTACTTGGAGAGCATAACGATGATCTGCTTTCCAAAGTCTTAGACCTCAACGAAGAGCAGATAACGGCTCTCTACAGCGATGAAGTACTTTATCATGAACCGGCTGTGGAACTCGATAATAAGGGCTAA